The following coding sequences are from one Pseudonocardia sp. HH130630-07 window:
- a CDS encoding NlpC/P60 family protein yields MRVRRPLGLGVAVLAVLLALPGVGAAATAAPGIAVRAAEVLPAQPPPPPPNPGDDELDRSRQTVQERSAEVGRLTARLAELDAQAEQLQIQVAARNEEALEARDTADAAGREAEAAAARALQARSATEQAGREVDAARARLDAFVGDVYTHGLDLGALGLLSRATDPQDLMDRARLTDALSEDQAAVLEQLEQARIAQANADSLARAAEEEAARRRESAEQASAAADQALRSAAAAADEQRARLDGVQAERAAVQARLDAAENADSGLRAQRQRFDAWQAEQARLQAEADARARAEARSRVAREEAPSAGPLPRRTGSGAVETAIDRAMAQIGTIYAWGGGNSRGPTKGIRDGGVADSHGDYRKIGFDCSGLMLYAFAGVGIDLPRYSGNQANAGQQVPVSEMRRGDMISWAENGRTYHIAMYLGDGKMIEAPYSGASVKISPVRYAGLDKVTRLL; encoded by the coding sequence ATGCGTGTTCGTCGCCCGCTGGGCCTGGGTGTCGCCGTGCTGGCGGTGCTGCTCGCACTCCCCGGGGTCGGCGCCGCGGCCACCGCCGCTCCCGGGATCGCGGTGCGGGCCGCCGAGGTGCTCCCGGCGCAGCCGCCACCCCCGCCGCCCAACCCCGGTGACGACGAGCTGGACCGCAGCCGGCAGACCGTGCAGGAACGCTCGGCCGAGGTCGGCCGGCTCACCGCCCGGCTCGCCGAGCTCGACGCGCAGGCCGAGCAGCTGCAGATTCAGGTCGCGGCCCGCAACGAGGAGGCACTCGAGGCACGCGACACCGCGGACGCGGCCGGACGCGAGGCCGAGGCCGCCGCCGCCCGTGCGCTCCAGGCACGCAGCGCCACCGAGCAGGCCGGTCGTGAGGTCGACGCCGCCCGGGCCCGGCTCGACGCGTTCGTCGGTGACGTCTACACCCACGGCCTGGATCTCGGCGCGCTCGGGCTGCTGTCCCGGGCGACGGACCCGCAGGACCTGATGGACCGCGCCCGGCTGACCGACGCGCTCAGCGAGGACCAGGCGGCCGTGCTGGAACAGCTGGAGCAGGCCCGGATCGCGCAGGCGAACGCCGACTCGCTGGCCCGTGCGGCCGAGGAGGAGGCGGCCCGCAGGCGGGAGTCGGCGGAGCAGGCGTCGGCCGCCGCGGACCAGGCGTTGCGCTCCGCAGCGGCGGCCGCCGACGAGCAGCGGGCCCGCCTCGACGGGGTGCAGGCCGAGCGGGCCGCGGTGCAGGCCCGGCTCGACGCCGCCGAGAACGCCGACTCGGGGCTCCGCGCCCAGCGGCAGCGGTTCGACGCCTGGCAGGCCGAGCAGGCCAGGTTGCAGGCCGAGGCCGACGCCCGGGCACGGGCGGAGGCCCGGTCCCGGGTCGCCAGGGAGGAGGCGCCGTCGGCCGGCCCGCTGCCCCGCCGGACCGGGTCCGGGGCCGTCGAGACTGCGATCGACCGGGCGATGGCCCAGATCGGCACCATCTACGCCTGGGGCGGCGGCAACTCCCGCGGCCCGACGAAGGGCATCCGCGACGGCGGCGTCGCCGACTCCCACGGCGACTACCGCAAGATCGGCTTCGACTGCTCGGGGCTCATGCTCTACGCGTTCGCCGGGGTCGGCATCGACCTGCCGCGCTACAGCGGGAACCAGGCGAACGCCGGGCAGCAGGTGCCGGTCTCGGAGATGCGCCGCGGCGACATGATCTCCTGGGCGGAGAACGGCCGGACCTACCACATCGCGATGTACCTGGGCGACGGGAAGATGATCGAGGCCCCGTACTCCGGCGCGAGCGTGAAGATCTCCCCGGTCCGTTACGCCGGGCTGGACAAGGTCACCCGGTTGCTCTGA
- a CDS encoding enoyl-CoA hydratase/isomerase family protein produces MNGATPTVSTTVRDGVATIRLDRPDRNNAIDPAMCRDLREATTRLAEDPSVRVVVLGGNGPLFTAGGDITVFASTPGGQLPGVLRRMVDDYHAALDRLAGLEIPLVAAVHGAAAGGGLGMVYAADVAIAAEDAVFTVGHGKLGLTPDGGLTWFLPRLVGLRRAQEMLLLHRKLTAAEALGWGLLTRVVPADRLEDETATLARRLADGPSGAIGGQRRLLRHSFDTGLREQLAAEQATMVHAAGSREVAEGIRAFTERRAPDFVRAIPAQDAGQSNRVTLSSPA; encoded by the coding sequence ATGAACGGAGCCACGCCCACCGTCAGCACCACCGTGCGGGACGGGGTCGCCACGATCCGGCTCGACCGGCCGGACCGCAACAACGCCATCGATCCCGCCATGTGCCGGGACCTGCGGGAGGCCACCACCCGACTCGCGGAGGACCCGTCCGTCCGGGTCGTCGTGCTGGGCGGGAACGGACCGCTGTTCACCGCCGGCGGGGACATCACGGTCTTCGCCTCGACGCCGGGCGGGCAGCTGCCCGGCGTGCTGCGCCGGATGGTCGACGACTACCACGCCGCCCTCGACCGCCTGGCCGGCCTGGAGATCCCGCTGGTGGCGGCGGTGCACGGTGCCGCAGCCGGTGGCGGGCTCGGCATGGTCTATGCGGCCGACGTGGCGATCGCCGCCGAGGACGCCGTGTTCACCGTCGGGCACGGCAAGCTCGGGCTGACCCCGGACGGCGGGCTCACCTGGTTCCTCCCGCGGCTCGTCGGGCTCCGCCGGGCCCAGGAGATGCTGCTGCTGCACCGCAAGCTCACCGCGGCCGAGGCGCTCGGCTGGGGGCTGCTCACCCGGGTGGTCCCCGCCGACCGGCTGGAGGACGAGACCGCGACACTCGCCCGCCGGCTCGCCGACGGCCCGTCGGGGGCGATCGGCGGGCAGCGCAGGCTGCTGCGCCACAGTTTCGACACCGGGCTGCGCGAACAGCTCGCCGCCGAGCAGGCGACGATGGTGCACGCGGCGGGCAGCCGGGAGGTCGCGGAGGGGATCCGCGCGTTCACCGAGCGCCGGGCGCCCGACTTCGTCCGGGCGATCCCGGCGCAGGACGCCGGTCAGAGCAACCGGGTGACCTTGTCCAGCCCGGCGTAA
- a CDS encoding 2-oxo acid dehydrogenase subunit E2 yields MLVPAIRGAHAMDLAGLHTAITRAVAAARAGTATPGDLTSGSFTLNNYGMLGVDGSAAIINHPEAAILGVGRMFPRPWVVDGAVVPRRITQLSLVFDHRVCDGDTAGGFLRAVADGIETPATVLTEP; encoded by the coding sequence CTGCTCGTCCCCGCCATACGCGGTGCGCACGCCATGGACCTCGCCGGCCTGCACACCGCGATCACCCGGGCCGTCGCCGCGGCCCGGGCCGGCACGGCCACGCCCGGGGACCTGACGTCGGGCTCGTTCACCCTCAACAACTACGGGATGCTCGGCGTCGACGGCAGCGCAGCGATCATCAACCACCCCGAGGCCGCGATCCTGGGCGTCGGCCGGATGTTCCCCCGTCCCTGGGTCGTCGACGGCGCGGTCGTGCCCCGCCGCATCACGCAGCTCTCGCTGGTCTTCGACCACCGCGTCTGCGACGGCGACACCGCCGGCGGCTTCCTGCGGGCCGTCGCCGACGGGATCGAGACGCCCGCCACGGTCCTCACCGAGCCCTGA
- a CDS encoding alpha-ketoacid dehydrogenase subunit beta has product MAQAINAALRDAMTADDAVVVFGEDVGPLGGVFRVTDGLARDFGEHRCFDTPLAESGIVGTAVGMAMNGMKPIIEMQFDAFAFPAFEQIVSHVAKMGNRTHGRTRLPLVIRIPSAGGIGGVEHHCDSSEAYYAHTPGLTVVAPATNADAYGLLRAAVDHPDPVVFLEPKKLYFGRSEVDTGVPVPPIGRAVVRRPGRDATLIAYGASVPVALAAAAQAATEGRDLGVVDLRSIVPFDDETVCAEVARTGRAVVVAEAPGFASVASEVAARVTERCFHRLEAPVRRVTGFDVPYPPPALERLHLPGVDRVLDAVDTLQWPSGAR; this is encoded by the coding sequence ATGGCCCAGGCGATCAACGCCGCCCTGCGCGACGCGATGACCGCCGACGACGCGGTGGTCGTCTTCGGTGAGGACGTCGGCCCGCTGGGCGGGGTCTTCCGGGTGACCGACGGCCTCGCCCGGGATTTCGGCGAGCACCGGTGCTTCGACACCCCGCTCGCCGAATCGGGCATCGTGGGCACCGCGGTCGGAATGGCGATGAACGGCATGAAGCCGATCATCGAGATGCAGTTCGACGCGTTTGCGTTCCCGGCTTTCGAGCAAATCGTCAGCCACGTGGCCAAAATGGGGAACCGTACGCACGGACGCACCCGGCTACCCTTGGTCATCCGCATTCCCTCGGCTGGCGGAATCGGTGGGGTCGAGCACCACTGCGATTCTTCGGAGGCCTACTACGCGCACACGCCCGGCCTGACCGTCGTCGCCCCGGCGACCAACGCGGACGCCTACGGGCTGCTGCGGGCGGCCGTCGACCATCCGGACCCGGTCGTCTTCCTCGAACCGAAGAAGCTGTACTTCGGCCGCTCCGAGGTCGACACCGGCGTGCCCGTGCCACCGATCGGACGCGCCGTCGTCCGTCGGCCGGGGCGGGACGCGACGCTCATCGCCTACGGCGCCTCGGTGCCGGTCGCGCTGGCGGCCGCCGCACAGGCCGCCACCGAGGGACGCGACCTCGGTGTCGTCGATCTGCGGTCGATCGTCCCCTTCGACGACGAGACCGTCTGCGCCGAGGTCGCCCGGACCGGGCGGGCGGTCGTCGTGGCGGAGGCGCCCGGCTTCGCCTCGGTCGCCTCCGAGGTCGCCGCCCGGGTGACCGAACGCTGTTTCCACCGCCTCGAGGCTCCGGTGCGGCGGGTCACCGGCTTCGACGTCCCCTACCCTCCCCCGGCGCTCGAACGGCTCCACCTGCCCGGCGTCGACCGGGTCCTCGACGCGGTGGACACCCTGCAGTGGCCGTCGGGCGCGCGGTGA
- a CDS encoding thiamine pyrophosphate-dependent enzyme — translation MVRLLDESGAPAPGAELPPPDDLLDGYRRLVLARRFNEQASALARQGRLAVYPSSRGQEACQVVGARVLAARDWLFPTYRDSAAVAARGVDPVETLTLMHGDRHCGYDPGLHRVAPQATPLATHLLHAVGVGQAARMRGEDTVVLALCGDGATSEGDFHEACNFAAVFAAPVVFLVQNNKYAISVPMDRQCVAPSLAAKAVGYGMPGVLVDGNDLAALETVLGAAVRRARDGGGPTLVEADTYRLDPHTNADDPGRYRSAEEVETWLARDPLARLRNRLRGTGRLADADEERVHAEAERMATRLRAGFAETVPADPEDLFAHVYAVPTTQLIEQRALLRAELTAEEAS, via the coding sequence ATGGTCCGACTGCTCGACGAGTCGGGTGCACCCGCGCCCGGTGCCGAACTCCCACCTCCCGACGATCTGCTCGACGGGTACCGGCGACTCGTACTGGCCCGCCGGTTCAACGAGCAGGCGAGCGCGCTGGCCCGACAGGGACGGCTCGCGGTGTACCCGTCGTCGCGCGGGCAGGAGGCGTGCCAGGTCGTGGGCGCCCGGGTGCTCGCCGCACGGGACTGGCTGTTCCCCACCTACCGCGACTCCGCCGCGGTCGCGGCACGCGGGGTGGATCCGGTCGAGACGCTGACCCTGATGCACGGTGACCGGCACTGCGGCTACGACCCCGGCCTGCACCGGGTGGCGCCGCAGGCGACCCCGCTGGCCACCCACCTGCTGCACGCGGTCGGCGTCGGCCAGGCCGCCCGGATGCGCGGCGAGGACACCGTCGTGCTCGCGTTGTGCGGGGACGGAGCGACCAGCGAGGGCGACTTCCACGAGGCGTGCAACTTCGCCGCGGTGTTCGCCGCGCCGGTCGTCTTCCTGGTGCAGAACAACAAGTACGCGATCTCGGTACCGATGGACCGCCAGTGCGTCGCACCGTCGCTCGCCGCGAAGGCCGTCGGGTACGGCATGCCGGGCGTCCTGGTCGACGGCAACGACCTCGCCGCGCTGGAGACGGTGCTCGGAGCGGCGGTCCGGCGGGCCCGCGACGGCGGCGGCCCGACCCTCGTCGAGGCCGACACCTACCGCCTCGACCCGCACACCAACGCCGACGACCCCGGCCGCTACCGCAGCGCCGAGGAGGTCGAGACGTGGCTGGCCCGGGACCCGCTGGCCCGGCTGCGCAACCGGCTGCGCGGCACCGGCCGGCTCGCCGACGCCGACGAGGAGCGGGTGCACGCCGAGGCCGAACGAATGGCCACCCGGCTCCGCGCCGGCTTCGCCGAGACCGTCCCGGCGGATCCGGAGGACCTGTTCGCACACGTCTACGCCGTACCCACCACCCAGCTGATCGAGCAGCGGGCGCTCCTGCGGGCCGAGCTGACCGCCGAGGAGGCATCGTGA
- a CDS encoding HARBI1 family protein, with translation MSDPVTYTAVLPIGEHTVAYLARLLAAQRCRRGTRPRRRALTPFAQAVLVIRWFCDATRVRHLARDNAISTATTYRYLHEGIDVLASAAPGLHGALLAARLAGHTHVHLDGTLIATDRCRALGPTAGVDLWWSGKHHRHGGNVQVVSAPDGWPLWTSPGRPGREHDVTCARAHPGLLEDLDHWIDDDHAALGDLGYEGEAHRLTVPIKPIPAGGRTVDQRTVNSLHSATRALAERANALLKTTFATLQRVTLCPWRTGAITAAALVLLHTEYDRTT, from the coding sequence ATGTCCGATCCTGTCACCTACACCGCTGTCCTCCCGATCGGGGAGCACACCGTGGCCTACCTGGCTCGGCTTCTGGCCGCTCAACGCTGTCGCCGCGGTACCCGCCCCCGGCGGCGGGCGTTGACCCCGTTCGCCCAGGCAGTGCTGGTGATCCGCTGGTTCTGCGACGCCACCCGGGTCCGGCACCTGGCCCGCGACAACGCGATCAGTACCGCGACCACCTATCGCTACCTGCACGAAGGCATCGACGTCCTCGCCAGCGCCGCACCCGGGCTGCACGGTGCCCTGCTCGCCGCCCGCCTCGCCGGACACACCCACGTTCACCTGGACGGCACCCTGATCGCCACCGACCGCTGCCGCGCGCTCGGCCCCACCGCGGGGGTCGACCTGTGGTGGTCGGGTAAACACCACCGCCACGGCGGGAACGTCCAGGTCGTGTCCGCCCCGGATGGATGGCCGCTATGGACATCCCCGGGAAGACCCGGGCGCGAACACGACGTGACCTGTGCCCGAGCCCACCCCGGTCTGCTCGAAGACCTCGATCACTGGATCGATGATGACCACGCCGCGCTGGGCGATCTCGGCTACGAAGGTGAGGCCCACCGACTCACCGTGCCGATCAAACCCATCCCCGCCGGCGGCCGAACAGTCGATCAGCGCACCGTCAACAGCCTGCACTCAGCCACCCGAGCACTCGCCGAACGAGCAAACGCCCTGCTCAAGACCACCTTCGCAACGCTACAGCGAGTCACCCTCTGTCCCTGGCGCACCGGCGCGATCACCGCAGCCGCGCTCGTGTTACTCCACACCGAATACGACCGCACAACATGA
- the msrA gene encoding peptide-methionine (S)-S-oxide reductase MsrA → MTETAILAGGCFWGVQELLRQRPGVVSTRVGYSGDPNTPNATYRRHGDHAEAVEIVFDPEQIGYREILEFFFQIHDPSTKDRQGNDIGRSYRSVIFHDGDEQRRTALDTIADVDASGLWPGRATTDVEPAGDFWEAEPEHQDYLQKYPYGYTCHFPRPNWVLPRRTAGTA, encoded by the coding sequence ATGACCGAGACCGCCATCCTGGCCGGTGGATGTTTCTGGGGGGTGCAGGAGCTGCTCCGGCAACGCCCCGGTGTCGTCTCCACCCGGGTCGGCTACTCGGGCGACCCGAACACGCCGAACGCGACCTACCGCCGGCACGGCGACCACGCCGAGGCCGTGGAGATCGTGTTCGACCCCGAGCAGATCGGCTACCGGGAGATCCTGGAGTTCTTCTTCCAGATCCACGATCCGTCCACCAAGGACCGGCAGGGCAACGACATCGGGCGCAGCTACCGGTCGGTGATCTTCCACGACGGCGACGAGCAGCGGCGGACGGCGCTGGACACCATCGCCGACGTCGACGCCTCCGGCCTGTGGCCGGGCCGGGCGACGACCGACGTCGAGCCCGCCGGGGACTTCTGGGAGGCCGAGCCGGAACACCAGGACTACCTGCAGAAGTACCCCTACGGCTACACCTGCCACTTCCCGCGCCCGAACTGGGTGCTGCCGCGGCGCACGGCCGGGACGGCCTGA
- a CDS encoding Rv1733c family protein, producing MRTADGPDRTGPRAVPVSAAALRCSASRREDVLAVVLGLLAVLGLVCAWGAGASAHGTVLDRGAAEAAERTAVPAVVTGPVGPAGEMYTGQQTLAVEWTARDGTRQTGATSFPGLYGAGEQVTVWLDRDGRLTVAPATASDAMTVAVGAGFLTSVAWGVLLVVLGRAGFRRTALRYARAWELDWAAVEPRWSGRRTT from the coding sequence ATGCGCACTGCCGACGGCCCGGACCGGACCGGCCCGCGGGCGGTACCGGTCAGCGCCGCCGCCCTGCGATGTTCCGCCTCCCGCCGGGAGGACGTGCTCGCCGTCGTGCTGGGGCTGCTCGCGGTGCTGGGGCTGGTCTGCGCCTGGGGCGCCGGTGCGTCCGCACACGGCACCGTACTGGACCGGGGCGCCGCCGAGGCGGCCGAGCGCACGGCGGTCCCGGCCGTGGTGACCGGCCCGGTGGGCCCGGCCGGTGAGATGTACACCGGGCAGCAGACCCTCGCCGTCGAATGGACCGCACGCGACGGCACCCGGCAGACCGGGGCCACGTCGTTCCCGGGTCTCTACGGTGCCGGCGAACAGGTCACCGTCTGGCTGGACCGCGACGGCCGCCTCACCGTGGCGCCGGCGACCGCGTCGGACGCGATGACCGTCGCCGTCGGCGCCGGCTTCCTGACGAGCGTGGCGTGGGGTGTGCTTCTGGTGGTCCTCGGGCGGGCCGGCTTCCGGCGCACCGCCCTGCGCTACGCGCGGGCCTGGGAGCTGGACTGGGCCGCCGTCGAACCCCGCTGGTCCGGCCGCCGGACGACCTGA
- a CDS encoding dienelactone hydrolase family protein: MTGIVVLHHALGRTAGVLGFAEALTGAGHEVTVPDLFAGRTFGSVADGVAHAASVGSGVLLERAESVLATLPPEQVLLGFSLGVVPAQQLAATRPGVLGAVLCHACLPPPEPAGWPAGVPVRVHAGDADPYFDDDGDADAARALLASAADGALVR, encoded by the coding sequence ATGACCGGGATCGTCGTCCTGCACCACGCACTGGGCCGGACGGCCGGTGTGCTCGGCTTCGCCGAGGCCCTGACGGGGGCCGGTCACGAGGTGACCGTGCCGGACCTGTTCGCCGGCCGGACCTTCGGGTCCGTCGCCGACGGGGTGGCGCACGCCGCCTCGGTCGGTTCCGGGGTGCTGCTCGAGCGCGCGGAGTCCGTGCTCGCGACGCTCCCGCCGGAGCAGGTACTGCTCGGGTTCTCCCTCGGCGTCGTCCCCGCCCAGCAGCTCGCCGCGACCCGGCCCGGTGTCCTCGGGGCGGTGCTGTGCCACGCCTGCCTGCCCCCACCGGAGCCCGCCGGGTGGCCGGCCGGCGTCCCGGTGCGTGTGCACGCGGGCGACGCCGACCCCTACTTCGACGACGACGGGGACGCCGACGCCGCCCGCGCTCTGCTCGCCTCGGCGGCGGACGGCGCACTCGTCCGCTAA
- a CDS encoding TetR/AcrR family transcriptional regulator, producing MGEPQPPGRRERKKAATRAALAAAALRLCSEHGLDQVTVEQIADAADVAPRTFFNYFTSKEEAIVAGNAAAASTLVAAFTTRPSGEPVAESLRHALRAVVTDPGYLDRVRLLRALSGHPTVVAHQLAAFAAQERALAAAVVDRTGIDPARDLFPTLAAAAAVTGLRVAVQHWLGDHGTDPRAPELVGLVDEVMAVFDRGLRTVDPVPAAV from the coding sequence GTGGGTGAGCCGCAGCCGCCCGGTCGGCGGGAGCGCAAGAAGGCCGCCACCCGGGCCGCACTCGCCGCCGCGGCGCTGCGGCTGTGCAGCGAGCACGGTCTGGACCAGGTCACCGTCGAGCAGATCGCGGACGCCGCCGACGTCGCCCCCCGCACCTTCTTCAACTACTTCACCTCGAAGGAGGAGGCGATCGTCGCGGGGAACGCGGCGGCCGCGAGCACGCTCGTCGCCGCGTTCACCACCCGGCCGTCCGGCGAGCCGGTCGCCGAGTCACTGCGCCACGCGCTGCGCGCCGTCGTCACCGACCCGGGCTACCTCGACCGGGTCCGGCTGCTGCGGGCACTGAGCGGGCACCCCACGGTCGTCGCCCACCAGCTCGCCGCGTTCGCCGCCCAGGAACGGGCCCTGGCCGCCGCGGTCGTCGACCGCACCGGCATCGACCCGGCCCGGGACCTGTTCCCGACGCTCGCCGCGGCGGCCGCCGTCACCGGGCTGCGGGTCGCCGTGCAGCACTGGCTGGGCGACCACGGGACCGATCCGCGGGCACCGGAGCTGGTCGGGCTGGTCGACGAGGTCATGGCCGTGTTCGACCGCGGCCTGCGGACCGTCGACCCGGTTCCGGCCGCCGTCTGA